One window from the genome of Hyphomicrobiales bacterium encodes:
- a CDS encoding LysR family transcriptional regulator, with amino-acid sequence MKESLRPGASRVNRINVDRDRTIGFMGEEGRVYATPSLVRDIEHTCRDLIMEHADANEDSVGIEVSVRHLAATPLGMDVEITATVAAVDGRKVTFDISAKDNIEPICSGTHSRFVVDVAKTLERLKAKTAKHAAGS; translated from the coding sequence ATGAAGGAAAGCCTCCGTCCGGGCGCCTCGCGCGTCAACCGCATCAATGTCGACCGCGACCGCACCATCGGCTTCATGGGCGAGGAGGGCCGGGTCTACGCGACTCCCTCCCTGGTGCGGGACATCGAGCATACCTGCCGCGACCTCATCATGGAGCACGCCGACGCCAACGAGGATTCGGTCGGCATCGAGGTTTCGGTGCGCCACCTCGCCGCGACGCCGCTCGGCATGGATGTCGAGATCACCGCGACGGTGGCCGCCGTCGACGGCCGCAAGGTCACCTTCGATATCTCCGCCAAGGACAATATCGAGCCGATCTGCAGCGGAACCCACAGCCGTTTCGTCGTCGACGTGGCCAAGACCCTGGAACGGCTGAAGGCGAAGACAGCCAAACACGCCGCCGGATCGTGA
- a CDS encoding ABC transporter ATP-binding protein, protein MLSVEDLKSGYGRIEALHGVSIEVKEGEIVCLIGANGAGKTTLLRAISGVQPVSAGRIVFKGEAIERIAAHKRVALGIAQVPEGRQLFLPISVEDNLKLGAWTRRGVKFEAEIAPIYELFPMLFQLRRVAAGVLSGGQQQMLAIGRALMAHPQLLLLDEPSMGLAPMLVEQILGTVRGLKQSGLTVLLVEQNAGAALAIADRGYVVETGRIVASGSAVELLADSRVQAAYLGV, encoded by the coding sequence GTGCTGTCGGTTGAGGACCTGAAAAGCGGCTATGGGCGGATCGAGGCGCTGCACGGCGTGTCGATCGAGGTCAAGGAAGGCGAGATCGTCTGCCTGATCGGCGCCAACGGCGCCGGCAAGACGACGCTGTTGCGCGCCATCTCCGGCGTCCAGCCGGTCTCCGCCGGCCGCATCGTCTTCAAGGGCGAGGCCATCGAGCGGATCGCCGCCCACAAGCGCGTGGCGCTGGGCATCGCGCAGGTGCCGGAGGGCCGGCAATTGTTCCTGCCGATCTCGGTCGAGGACAATCTGAAGCTCGGCGCCTGGACCCGCCGAGGCGTCAAGTTCGAAGCGGAGATCGCGCCGATCTACGAGCTGTTCCCGATGCTCTTCCAGCTTCGCCGCGTCGCCGCAGGGGTGCTGTCGGGGGGCCAGCAGCAGATGCTGGCCATCGGCCGCGCGCTGATGGCGCATCCGCAGCTCCTGCTCCTCGACGAGCCGTCCATGGGGCTCGCGCCGATGCTGGTCGAGCAGATTCTCGGCACCGTGCGGGGCCTGAAGCAAAGCGGCCTCACCGTGCTTCTGGTCGAGCAGAACGCGGGCGCTGCGCTCGCCATCGCCGATCGCGGCTATGTCGTGGAGACCGGCCGCATCGTGGCCAGCGGCAGCGCCGTGGAGCTTCTCGCCGACAGCCGGGTGCAGGCCGCCTATCTCGGGGTGTAG